The following proteins are co-located in the Verrucomicrobiota bacterium genome:
- a CDS encoding metalloregulator ArsR/SmtB family transcription factor encodes MADGWETLRLLSEPTRARILALVGEEELSVAELQEILGMGQSRISSHLGLLRQGGTVLDRREGKHTFYGLNPDLKGPVRKLIQSALTLAEDEEWFSRDQQNLQRVLEQRKQVAEKYFNLVAGRLGRSYCPGRSWKAIGHFLLLLTPRVTVADLGAGEGMLSHLLARNAEKVFCIDNSKKMVEVGTELAKKNGLKNLDYKLGDIEEVPLPDRSVDLALLSQALHHADKPAVAIKEAFRILKPGGRLAVLDLSEHQFEKARELYADQWLGFSENDLYRFLREAGFRSVEVSSVAKEDQDPGFVTLLATGLRPG; translated from the coding sequence ATGGCAGACGGGTGGGAAACTTTGCGTCTGCTCTCCGAGCCGACAAGGGCTCGCATTCTCGCACTGGTGGGTGAAGAGGAGCTTTCCGTGGCAGAGCTACAGGAGATTCTCGGGATGGGCCAGTCGCGCATCTCTTCCCATCTCGGCCTCCTGCGGCAGGGAGGGACAGTCTTGGATCGCCGTGAGGGAAAACACACGTTCTACGGCTTGAATCCCGATTTGAAGGGACCCGTCAGAAAGCTGATCCAGTCAGCTCTGACGCTTGCTGAGGACGAAGAATGGTTTTCTCGCGACCAACAAAACCTCCAGCGCGTCCTCGAACAGCGAAAGCAGGTTGCCGAAAAATATTTCAATCTGGTAGCGGGTCGTCTCGGGCGCAGCTATTGTCCTGGTAGATCGTGGAAAGCGATCGGTCACTTCCTCCTGCTTTTGACTCCAAGAGTGACGGTAGCCGACCTTGGAGCGGGAGAAGGTATGCTGTCTCATTTACTGGCTAGAAATGCCGAAAAGGTCTTTTGCATCGATAACTCTAAAAAGATGGTCGAGGTCGGAACTGAACTTGCGAAAAAAAATGGTCTCAAGAATCTTGACTACAAACTGGGAGACATCGAGGAAGTGCCACTACCGGACCGATCTGTAGATCTGGCGCTCCTCAGTCAGGCATTACATCATGCGGATAAGCCGGCAGTGGCGATCAAAGAGGCGTTTCGGATTTTGAAGCCAGGCGGAAGACTTGCTGTTTTAGACCTTTCAGAGCATCAATTTGAGAAAGCGCGTGAGCTTTATGCTGATCAGTGGCTCGGCTTTTCAGAGAACGATCTGTATCGTTTCTTACGGGAGGCTGGTTTTCGGTCGGTAGAGGTCTCCAGTGTTGCAAAGGAGGATCAAGACCCAGGGTTCGTCACCCTTTTAGCGACAGGCCTAAGGCCCGGTTGA